A portion of the Candidatus Neomarinimicrobiota bacterium genome contains these proteins:
- a CDS encoding TonB-dependent receptor, protein MTISKITIVCLLTLVLATPGVCEKVVLTGSVYDVNTHREIGGVNIYIKNTEIGTISDFSGRYSLELPEASEGMLVVFQHIGYEMKEMPLAEVKSTARIFLQPRVIPLRELEVEAQGTRLGIEKDLPQRVAVFEAQEFEIRGYVDAADLLRSDHSIQVEEQLSGKKTVAIRAGNPDDVVVLYNGAKMNSTYNNIFDLSLINLEDVDRIEIVKGSNTALYGSEAFSGIINIVPRIRQDYNVRFQQRFGTYDSGNWGLNLYQGYKGLNATYGFIEGASRRRFMDDAILENKGTHHSANIFFDFSSRRSETMTNRLSASFVRSLQEYSDFRDDETLVNFNQIEMVRYNGNLGPLSQMNLSLSHHSLDESQSLLNSSGTIDRLFQDRSMQYSIEKGFEREQVEVVIKYELEAAQLNFTDERSLTTEQSIGLESAAFARKKEGFVSVLKFHNPTTTGRIQASDFDISFRRDRVTDRQEDVTLRSGTPDSLAGLFDETMWSETTFKLSNHFSGGFGGFVFTSYINYGTNVKFPTLFQQISSPESITSVVARPNLNPEKNTALELGVELTGNTPHLANIYGYQISASLFRNDFENKLRVFFPVGVPVAFYDNIISAKLSGVENQGRLFLLKKKITLEFGLSLYSVSERAAFPFKSDKKFTSTVMIDHAGYSMQLHWFKEGEQVGWIRQASGEFSEAILPQYSNVDFHFSKTVSWKRMKFFVNASGRNLLNRDVVLQGLALRDRRFYLTVGTKL, encoded by the coding sequence ATACCGAGATAGGTACAATCAGCGATTTTTCCGGTCGTTATTCGCTAGAGCTCCCGGAAGCCTCAGAAGGGATGCTGGTTGTGTTTCAACATATAGGTTACGAGATGAAGGAAATGCCTTTGGCGGAAGTAAAATCCACTGCGCGAATTTTCCTTCAACCCCGTGTGATTCCGTTGCGAGAGTTGGAGGTGGAAGCTCAAGGGACGCGACTTGGTATAGAGAAAGATCTGCCACAGCGCGTGGCTGTATTTGAGGCTCAAGAGTTCGAGATCCGGGGGTATGTAGACGCTGCTGACCTTCTTCGAAGTGATCACAGTATTCAGGTTGAAGAGCAGTTGAGCGGTAAGAAGACAGTGGCCATCCGCGCAGGCAATCCCGATGATGTGGTGGTTCTCTACAACGGCGCCAAGATGAACAGCACTTATAACAACATCTTCGATCTCTCCCTTATTAATCTTGAGGATGTGGACCGCATCGAGATCGTTAAGGGGAGTAACACGGCACTCTACGGTTCGGAAGCGTTCTCCGGTATTATCAATATCGTCCCGAGGATCAGACAAGACTACAATGTGAGATTTCAGCAGAGGTTTGGTACGTATGATTCAGGCAATTGGGGTCTAAATCTTTACCAAGGTTATAAGGGACTGAACGCTACATACGGTTTCATTGAAGGTGCCTCGAGGCGACGCTTCATGGATGATGCTATTCTTGAGAACAAGGGCACTCACCACAGTGCTAATATATTCTTCGATTTTTCTTCACGTCGTTCAGAGACAATGACCAATCGTCTCTCGGCCTCGTTTGTCAGATCTCTTCAGGAATACTCAGATTTCAGGGATGACGAGACGCTGGTGAACTTTAATCAGATAGAGATGGTACGCTACAATGGCAACCTTGGCCCTCTGAGCCAGATGAACCTGTCACTATCTCACCACTCTTTGGACGAGTCTCAGTCACTACTGAACAGTTCCGGTACCATAGACCGTCTTTTTCAGGACAGGTCAATGCAGTATAGCATTGAAAAGGGATTCGAGAGGGAGCAGGTCGAAGTGGTGATCAAATACGAGCTAGAAGCTGCGCAGCTCAATTTCACCGATGAAAGGTCCCTTACAACAGAGCAATCCATCGGACTTGAGTCTGCCGCCTTTGCGCGCAAGAAAGAGGGATTCGTCTCAGTTCTTAAGTTTCACAATCCCACTACTACCGGTAGGATTCAGGCTTCCGATTTCGATATCAGTTTTCGCCGCGACAGGGTAACTGACAGACAAGAAGATGTAACTCTGCGTAGCGGCACGCCCGATTCTCTCGCAGGTCTGTTTGACGAAACTATGTGGAGTGAAACCACTTTCAAATTGTCCAATCATTTCTCAGGTGGATTCGGCGGCTTCGTGTTCACCAGTTACATTAACTACGGTACAAACGTCAAATTCCCCACGCTATTTCAACAAATAAGCTCTCCTGAATCGATCACCTCCGTAGTGGCAAGACCAAATCTCAATCCGGAGAAGAATACAGCGCTTGAGCTGGGGGTAGAGCTGACAGGTAATACGCCGCACCTGGCGAACATATACGGCTATCAAATCTCGGCCAGCCTGTTCCGCAATGATTTTGAGAACAAGTTGCGCGTATTTTTCCCGGTGGGTGTCCCGGTAGCCTTCTATGATAACATTATAAGTGCCAAGCTATCCGGAGTGGAGAACCAGGGGAGACTCTTTCTGCTAAAGAAGAAAATAACGCTCGAATTTGGTCTCTCGCTGTACTCCGTCTCCGAAAGGGCAGCTTTCCCCTTCAAATCTGATAAGAAGTTTACTTCTACCGTGATGATTGACCATGCCGGCTATTCAATGCAGCTCCACTGGTTTAAGGAAGGGGAACAGGTGGGATGGATCAGACAGGCGTCAGGCGAGTTTTCGGAAGCCATTCTGCCGCAATACTCTAATGTCGATTTTCATTTCAGCAAAACTGTTTCGTGGAAACGGATGAAATTCTTTGTCAACGCCAGCGGTCGCAATCTCTTGAACCGTGACGTAGTGCTTCAGGGTCTTGCCTTGCGAGACCGGCGCTTTTACCTGACAGTGGGGACAAAACTGTGA
- a CDS encoding right-handed parallel beta-helix repeat-containing protein encodes MKYYPLIITSFFLAISCESPLKPPPAEDSEFFVSHDYAGTLRLIKKIPITLEWSQLKFNQFEQYSVYRSQSDGNGETWIKRAEIFDPMRTTFTDTLDNDLTFRFKIQAVFSDGELKEATTEPIVIKTTSVTVPDECDCLQDAYDAPFIDDGDTIYVGEMTVCTVPRPLVFLDKDVVIKSLLGKTETVIERSRMLLSMSRGKISGFTFKHGWIDLHGTAMMTDCIVTEARLLAGRGPLIVRETAEVNNSLISGNSNHSFWNVGGEGAGVLLEDQATIRNCRISDNRTSESGGGILARGEPTIQNCIIDNNRAAKGGGGLFTAVSANPTIINCVLYGNRSGISDAGSGAIFQDKASSFTILNSIVWGNSAAEGADLLWRSASYSDIEYNSDGTENIDADPLFVDPASGDFRLQPGSPGIDAGHPDAQYNDANGSRNDMGAFGGPYGEWQPDGL; translated from the coding sequence ATGAAATACTATCCGCTGATCATAACGTCTTTCTTTCTGGCTATTTCGTGTGAGAGCCCTCTGAAACCTCCACCCGCGGAGGATAGTGAGTTTTTTGTCAGTCACGACTATGCGGGAACATTACGCCTCATCAAGAAAATACCCATCACACTAGAATGGTCGCAACTCAAGTTCAACCAATTTGAACAATACTCGGTTTATCGTTCACAATCTGACGGTAACGGCGAAACATGGATTAAGAGGGCCGAGATTTTTGATCCGATGCGGACCACTTTCACCGACACCTTGGATAATGACTTGACATTTCGCTTTAAAATCCAGGCTGTATTCTCTGATGGAGAGCTTAAGGAAGCGACTACGGAACCGATAGTTATCAAAACAACTTCTGTTACTGTACCTGATGAATGTGATTGTCTGCAAGATGCTTATGACGCGCCGTTCATTGACGACGGAGATACCATCTACGTGGGCGAAATGACAGTTTGTACTGTTCCAAGACCGTTGGTCTTTCTGGACAAAGACGTTGTAATCAAGAGTCTTCTTGGAAAAACTGAGACTGTCATTGAACGTTCACGAATGCTTCTTTCCATGTCGCGCGGTAAGATCAGCGGTTTTACGTTCAAGCATGGATGGATTGATCTACACGGCACAGCTATGATGACAGATTGCATAGTTACAGAAGCAAGACTACTGGCCGGCAGAGGCCCGCTCATTGTGAGGGAAACTGCTGAAGTTAACAATTCCCTAATCAGTGGGAACAGCAATCACAGCTTCTGGAATGTTGGTGGAGAAGGAGCTGGCGTGCTGCTTGAAGATCAGGCCACAATCCGCAATTGTCGTATCAGTGATAATCGAACATCTGAGAGTGGCGGTGGCATTCTGGCTCGGGGTGAACCAACAATCCAAAACTGCATTATAGATAATAATCGTGCTGCAAAAGGTGGGGGAGGGCTCTTCACGGCGGTAAGCGCAAATCCTACCATCATCAATTGTGTGTTGTATGGGAATAGGTCGGGCATATCGGATGCCGGATCGGGAGCAATTTTTCAAGATAAGGCATCGTCATTCACGATACTCAATAGCATTGTCTGGGGTAACAGTGCGGCAGAAGGGGCGGATCTGCTTTGGCGTAGCGCCTCCTACTCGGATATCGAATACAATAGCGATGGTACAGAGAATATTGATGCAGATCCTCTCTTTGTCGATCCCGCCTCAGGTGACTTCCGTCTCCAGCCTGGCTCGCCCGGCATAGACGCCGGTCATCCCGACGCGCAGTACAATGATGCGAACGGTTCGCGCAATGATATGGGGGCTTTCGGCGGGCCGTATGGAGAGTGGCAGCCGGACGGTTTGTGA
- the priA gene encoding primosomal protein N': protein MFADVSFPISSYQVFTYRIPKSISGSVEVGVRVCAPFGTKKNAQGVVVNLKKKAGFKGKIRSIGGIIDETPIFGKTLWELINWVSQHYMTPLGQVMRSAVPARLSRSYSPPEQLMVQFNGISDEAMMELEEKAPRQFQVIRLLENQETDVPVAGLNPTVPNAAAVCWALEKKGHVSLSRVPRIPDVSDLSITPVKKEVKFSKAQEQIVAEMEAKLKAEAFSPYLLHGVTGSGKTEIYIHLAQRAEEKGRHSILLLPEIALTPQIAGRFRAVFGEKVAIWHSRMTKAERAWTWHQICADAFSVVVGARSAIFTPLKDVGLIVVDEEQESGFKQESPAPRYHARDVALMRGKLSSALTVLAGATPSMESYYNQAVGKLNYLRLKRRYGVAKYPRVHMVNMTTEREETEDYSITLSRLLQEKMKDRFKKGEQIILLQNRRGFAPVVSCRDCGFVEMCNQCQISLTFHRVDERLKCHYCNFEKPSPALCPACDSTRIVLGGTGTQKVEEKLIELFPEIKCVRMDLDTTRGKGAYTRILTKFSEGEYDVLLGTQMIAKGLDFPNVTLVGIINADTGLYLPDFRAGERTFQLIYQVAGRSGRGDKPGEVIIQSNDPDHSVIKAAAQLDLEKYYNVCLSERRELMYAPFSWMAKVELYGKKREAVAKRAETLLKHLQNRPKHLEVLGPAPCPIERLRGNYRYQIIFKSSKEKDQNGQSLRRFLEDNLVDRGFLKRKKGVTLRVDVDPVSLL from the coding sequence GTGTTCGCTGACGTCTCATTTCCCATCTCAAGCTATCAGGTCTTCACCTATCGGATTCCGAAGAGTATCAGTGGAAGCGTAGAAGTCGGCGTCCGTGTGTGTGCGCCGTTCGGGACGAAGAAGAACGCTCAGGGCGTGGTGGTGAATCTCAAGAAGAAGGCCGGCTTCAAGGGGAAGATTCGCTCCATCGGCGGCATCATTGACGAGACGCCCATCTTCGGCAAGACGCTCTGGGAACTGATCAACTGGGTTAGTCAGCACTACATGACACCGTTGGGACAGGTGATGCGCTCGGCGGTACCGGCCCGTCTTTCCCGCTCGTACTCGCCGCCGGAGCAGTTGATGGTGCAGTTCAACGGCATTTCTGACGAAGCGATGATGGAGCTTGAAGAGAAAGCGCCGCGCCAGTTTCAAGTTATCAGGTTACTAGAGAATCAGGAGACAGACGTACCTGTTGCCGGCTTGAACCCCACGGTACCGAACGCAGCCGCGGTCTGCTGGGCGCTGGAGAAGAAGGGTCATGTCTCGCTGTCGCGCGTGCCGAGAATCCCTGACGTATCAGACCTCAGTATCACGCCCGTGAAGAAGGAAGTAAAGTTCAGCAAGGCGCAAGAACAAATTGTCGCTGAAATGGAAGCCAAGCTCAAGGCGGAGGCGTTCAGTCCCTATCTCCTCCACGGCGTGACGGGGAGCGGCAAGACTGAGATATATATCCATCTGGCGCAAAGGGCGGAAGAGAAGGGGCGGCATTCTATATTGCTGTTGCCGGAAATTGCGCTCACGCCGCAGATCGCGGGAAGGTTTAGGGCTGTCTTCGGCGAAAAGGTGGCTATCTGGCACAGCCGGATGACAAAGGCAGAGAGGGCGTGGACTTGGCACCAGATCTGCGCCGATGCCTTCAGCGTGGTGGTTGGTGCCCGCAGTGCCATCTTCACTCCGCTGAAAGACGTAGGACTTATCGTGGTAGACGAAGAACAGGAGAGCGGTTTCAAGCAGGAATCTCCGGCACCGAGATACCACGCACGGGATGTGGCACTCATGCGGGGAAAACTCTCCTCAGCCCTTACTGTACTGGCAGGGGCTACGCCGAGTATGGAGTCGTATTACAATCAAGCTGTGGGCAAGCTCAACTATCTGAGACTGAAGAGGCGCTACGGTGTAGCTAAGTATCCCCGAGTCCACATGGTGAACATGACTACCGAGCGGGAAGAGACGGAGGATTACTCCATCACACTCTCTCGCCTCCTGCAGGAAAAGATGAAGGATCGTTTCAAAAAGGGCGAGCAGATAATTCTGCTCCAGAATCGAAGGGGATTTGCGCCCGTGGTTTCGTGCAGGGACTGCGGCTTCGTTGAGATGTGCAATCAATGTCAGATCTCCCTCACCTTTCACAGAGTTGATGAAAGATTGAAGTGTCATTACTGTAACTTTGAGAAACCGTCACCCGCACTGTGTCCTGCTTGTGACAGTACGCGAATTGTCCTGGGTGGTACGGGAACGCAGAAGGTAGAGGAGAAGCTGATAGAACTCTTTCCCGAGATCAAGTGTGTACGGATGGACTTGGACACGACCCGCGGCAAAGGTGCTTATACGCGAATTCTGACTAAGTTCAGCGAGGGTGAGTACGACGTTTTGCTGGGGACACAGATGATCGCCAAAGGGCTCGATTTTCCCAACGTAACCCTGGTGGGGATCATCAATGCGGATACCGGCCTTTACCTTCCGGATTTTCGCGCCGGGGAGAGGACGTTTCAGCTAATCTATCAAGTGGCGGGCAGGTCCGGCCGGGGCGATAAGCCGGGAGAAGTAATCATTCAGAGCAATGATCCGGATCATTCTGTCATCAAGGCGGCGGCACAGCTTGATCTGGAAAAATACTACAATGTCTGTCTCAGTGAGCGGCGAGAGTTGATGTATGCCCCTTTCAGCTGGATGGCTAAGGTGGAATTGTACGGCAAGAAGCGTGAAGCGGTGGCGAAGCGTGCGGAAACTCTGCTCAAACATCTGCAAAACAGACCGAAACATCTCGAAGTCCTGGGACCGGCGCCGTGCCCCATTGAGCGGCTGAGGGGGAACTATCGTTACCAGATCATATTTAAGTCTTCGAAAGAGAAGGATCAGAATGGTCAATCGCTTCGTAGATTTCTTGAGGACAACTTAGTGGATAGAGGCTTCCTGAAAAGAAAAAAGGGCGTTACTTTACGGGTGGATGTTGATCCGGTTTCTCTCCTTTAG